Proteins from a genomic interval of Thunnus thynnus chromosome 5, fThuThy2.1, whole genome shotgun sequence:
- the ttc23 gene encoding tetratricopeptide repeat protein 23 — MDNDNTMSKIRPKSSDSAESSPESINRGVDASPSCDSGVVSPSQIGYAKKEFIMIHPEEKLRHFESRGQDHEDNQEFDACIQDLVRCVALTRLVYGDGHLKLAQAHARLAKAYFQFKGWGLQALEHSLLARELLPFCSSISPCRGEKLEVLTCLLSIHLTQGGAALLSANLEEAESSYLEAKQIIEELHQHGGISEEDKIKAELQISTGLSRVHKKQNRLEEALSQCEKSLQLLKDCGKPEKTTSVYRDMAAIEQDRDHLDRAIEHLSKAHAIAMSHCPEGLERAQISHSLALILSAAAEPHHNDSAGRYFEQSLNSYKISVGLLDPAFLTAQDDFCRFLLLNGQQERCVEIQRASLISKRSTFGDLSAEVADTLQLVGSVEMSEGRMKQAHRTMTKCLEIQNLLYGPQHKKTKATQKAVDMLARAPEVAESLQRQGRRKTKPHTFSVLPSGSKEGSISDS, encoded by the exons ATGGATAATGACAACACTATGTCAAAAATACGACCCAAATCATCCGATTCTGCTGAGTC GTCTCCTGAAAGCATCAACAGGGGCGTGGATGCGTCTCCTTCTTGTGACTCAGGTGTGGTCAGTCCCTCGCAAATAGGATATGCTAAGAAGGAATTTATTATGATCCATCCAGAAGAAAAGCTCAGACACTTTGAGAGCAGAGGTCAAGACCATGAAGACAACCAAGAA TTTGATGCTTGCATCCAGGACCTGGTACGTTGTGTGGCACTGACGAGGCTGGTATATGGGGATGGTCACCTGAAACTAGCCCAGGCCCATGCCAGACTGGCTAAAGCATATTTCCAGTTTAAAG GCTGGGGACTGCAGGCCCTGGAGCACTCATTGCTGGCTAGAGAGCTGCTGCCTTTCtgctcctccatctctccttgCAGAGGTGAAAAACTAGAGGTTCTCACATGTCTCCTGAGCATACACCTTACACAGGGAGGTGCTGCACTGCTTTCTGCCAA TCTTGAGGAAGCAGAATCCTCTTATCTGGAGGCAAAACAAATTATTGAGGAGCTTCATCAACACGGAGGAATCAGTGAGGAAGACAAGATAAAGGCTGAGCTGCAAATCTCCACTGGTCTATCAAG GGTCCATAAGAAACAGAACAGGCTAGAAGAAGCCTTAAGCCAGTGTGAGAAGTCGTTGCAACTGCTTAAGGATTGTGGTAAGCCTGAAAAGACCACTTCTGTCTATAGGGACATGGCCGCCATTGAACAGGACAGGGATCATTTGGACAGAGCCATAGAGCATCTTTCCAAG GCTCATGCCATTGCTATGAGTCACTGCCCAGAGGGGCTAGAGAGGGCTCAGATCTCCCACAGCCTGGCCCTCAtcctttctgctgctgcagagccCCACCACAATG ACTCTGCAGGTCGCTACTTTGAGCAGAGTCTAAATTCATACAAGATATCTGTAGGTCTGCTGGATCCAGCCTTTCTCACTGCCCAGGATGATTTCTGTCGATTCCTCCTCCTCAATGGACAGCAAGAG AGATGTGTGGAAATCCAGAGAGCATCTCTAATTTCAAAGAGATCTACATTCGGTGATTTGAGTGCCGAAGTAGCGGACACCCTTCAGCTGGTAGGAAGTGTGGAGATGAGTGAGGGCAGGATGAAGCAGGCCCACAGGACCATGACAAAG tgcCTGGAGATCCAGAATTTACTGTATGGCCCTCAGCACAAGAAGACAAAAGCCACACAAAAAGCTGTAGACATGTTGGCCCG GGCACCAGAGGTGGCTGAGAGTCTGCAGAGGCAAGGTAGAAGGAAGACAAAACCTCACACGTTTTCAGTTCTACCATCCGGTAGCAAAGAGGGAAGCATATCTGACTCTTAA